The Calliopsis andreniformis isolate RMS-2024a chromosome 5, iyCalAndr_principal, whole genome shotgun sequence nucleotide sequence AATACCTATAGTTAGCGAGATAGTCAGCTTaactttaattgtattataaATCCTACGaaagaattttcaaaatttctggattttttaatttctttcttttctacGTATTTTTACATTACTATGatgaaattttttcattttttttcaatagaaatgtttacatttttttctcgataaaaatagaaaaatatcacaaaatgaacgaatatttgctattttttattttcttgtcaCTCAGGAGGAAAACGTAGGTAGTACCTGCTTGCTGTACAGTCATTTCAGAATTAAGTAGAGTCCTTCACATTTTCGTTGCCCCCGCACAATCgtgtattctattttatacatctTTAACGATGCTAGTGAAAGAAACGCTAGTGAAGCTACATACAATGTTTTCCAGACGCATCTGTTGAAGTGCAAAGAAGATGATTATCAGGATATTGATATTAACTATTGCAATCACAGTAACAAGTGGAGCTCCAGCGGCTCAACTAGAAAATGATATAGGTCagtatttattttcaatattgaatattctattGTTCTAATTATTGCAAGTACTTCACGTATACGAATTGTAAATGACtcaatttaaaattttctttttttacacAAACAGTAATTCAGGACTCTGAGCAGCAGCAAATCTTTCAACAATTGCCGCAAGACACGGATCTTGTACAACAGCAAATCCTTCAACAATTGTCGCAAAATGAAGATCTTGAACAACAGCAAATCTTCCAACAATCGTTGCAAAATCAAGATCTTGAACAACAGCAAATCTTTCAACAATCGTTGCAAGATACGGGTCTTGAACAACAACAAATCTTTCAACAATCGTTGCAAGATACGGGTCTTGAACAACAGCATATCTTTCAACAATCGTCGCAAGAGACGGTTCCTGAACAACCACAAATCTTTCAACAATCATCACAAGACACAGTTgacatcaattttcataactGTGTCGGAGCAGATAAAATCTGTATAAATAGAATCCACTGTCTCAATGGATACATTAACAGCGTTAAAAATGTACTTTATTCTTTACCAGACCAGGTAAAAATTTACTGTCTTTTCTAATTATGTTATAAACAACTAAAACTATACCATAAAGCACACTGTTGATTATTAGTCTCAAACAAAacgttttgaatattttaacgtTAATTTTTGTTTGCAATCTCTtgcttaaaaaattaatttcatgagGTCCTGATTAGTTAATTTCACCTATTCTTGATCTGTAACTGTTTCTACCCtattatttcaattattatttaaaacagAATCAGCAGTGCAAGAGTCAAAATCAAGTCTGCTGCACATATGTCGAAGACGTAGGTactcaacaggtgtcagaaactcTGGGTCAAATAGATTTTGGAATAAAAACAGTGCCTGATGACCAGAACCAAGGAACAAAAACTATTTTTACGACACCCACACTGGCGCCGAAAGTAATCGAAGAAACAGATAGTCAAGTACAAGGTTTTGGTCAGTATTCTGAGAAAAATACACTTTGTAATCGATTTGTCGTAAGTTTCTCTCATGAAATGCTTTTGACGAAATGTACAGATTCCTTTGCAATCCCAACCCATGTGCAGCTTGGTTGTGCAGCGGCTCTTCTTTGTGTCGAAGAACAGTTTTGCACACTAGACGGTACGATTAGTCAAGAACCCGTTTCTCTCACTGAGAAGCAGCTTCTTCGACGAGTGCCACTCAGTGTAAGTAAATAAAATTAGTAGAGTCCTTGAAACatttaaaatgcaatgaaattcGACTGGATTCAATTTATcaaataacagcaataatttcgACAATAGGTGTCAACAATTTTGAGGAAtgattctatattctatatgttaaaataagacgaaaatgaagatagatgaAATTGCGTTTTAAGCATCGTttctgaattattaattgttgagaaaacgcctaaaatcctcgagaaatgtgtctgacttattagaacttattctactaccaaCGTGAATGAGCTTCAGcgaaggcagtagaataagttccaacagccagacacagcgaagtcagtagaataaatcctgaGTCAGAACTATTACGAGCGTGTATAATCAATCTTACGATTAGCCTCGTTTTTTTATTCAGTTTATAATTCACTCCTACAATATCTTCCCACTTGATATCAAACTCATTAAAAGTTGAGAAGAAGActacatattttaatattacttCACAGTCTTGCAAGAATCCCGAaaatggaataattggaaaATGTTGTCGAGATCCAAACTATGTGGATCCCTGGCCAACAGGAAATCTTCCCGCAAATTACTCTGGTGGATTTGATGAATTAGGTTTTCCAACATTTTTGAACATAGCAAAAGTGAAACCACCTCAGAAGCCGACAGAAACGCCAGATTCCTCGTTAGTCCCTGACACTTCAGTATTTTTCCCGAACGTTTTAGTGCCGCCGCAGCAAGTCACTCCCGAagatgaaaataaagaaaatcagCACACCTTAGTATGCGGTGTTAGAAATAAGGTATCTAAAACAactttttttatacatttttttgtaATGTAAATGAGTTAGAAATTATTATACTACATACTTTCGCTAGTATCTTCTTTTTAAACGATTTTTCTTCATTAATTTTTACAGGGTGGTGACACAAAAGGTTCCAAAACAAATTTTGCTGAAATTCCATGGCAAGCAATGGTATTGCAAGCAAAAGAGAGAAAAATTCTTTGCTCTGGAGTTCTTGTTAGTACACGTCATGTACTGACAGCAGCCAATTGCATCAACAGGTAAATGTTCTTATTCAATCATTTTTGAAGTTATATAGAAATTGTTTTAAGGAATGATAAACACAATGTGTACTTAATTGAATTTAACTCTTTTTCTGTTTAATCAAGCTTCTCGCCAAATGAAGTTTCAGTAAAGTTGGGAGAATGGAAGCTGGGATATGAATTAAAACACGAGGAACCTCTtgcttttgaaattttcaatgtaTCATCAATTAATATTCATCCTAGTTATACGAAAGAATCTCGTCAGCACGACCTCGCAGTTTTGCACCTCGACACTCCTGCAACTTTTCAACTTCATATAAATCCTCTTTGCTTACCCAAAACAACAAAATTACCACAAGCTAGTGACAAATGCATTTCTAGCGGCTGGGGTAAAGCCATTCTTCAAggtaataaaatgaagaatataCATAATTCATTAATTTCTATAGCTAGATCCAAAGAGtcaaaattttctattttttatgaaATAACAAAGAATAAATTATTTCCTTGTAGAATATAAGAGAATAATAAACAGATAATTGATTAATTTCATGAAAATCATTTTAATATAGCAAATTATGCTGGAGCAATTATGCATGTGGTGAACATGGACATACTTTCAACAAGGCACTGCACAGAACAATTGATAAAAGCAGATTTGAGTCCAGACATTACAGATGGACTTATTTGTACTATAACTAAAGAGGATACAAATAACGTATGTGAAGCAGATGTTGGAGGTGCTCTTGCTTGTGAAAATGAAGATGGGCTTTACGAATTGGCTGGAATTTATAGTCAAGATACAGGATGTGCCTCATCTGACCAAGTAAAATACCTTTTTTCatagttattttttatttatcatattatattgtcttttatttatATCTACAAAATATCTTCTAAATACTACTTAATAATGTAATAGGGTATATATTTTGATGAAGTTTCTTAATAAAGGAACTAAGAAGTTTCGTTTCAAGACCATTTTTTCAATATTCTCAATAAATATaactaaaatttcatttttgttttaGGTTGCAATTTTTGCTCCAATGGATGAAAAATGGTTACTAGAAACCATGTCACCTAATGAAGAATTACCACTCCCAGGTGATTACCACGAAAGTGATTTATCTGCAGACAATCAATATTTACCAccatattgaaaaaaaaaaaaaaaaaatattgattCAATGAAATGATATATTTCAACTATTACTGAAAGAATCATTTGTGAAAATAATTTGAGAATAAAAACATTTACATATTGTTTTAAAAATTCTtcacaaaaataataataaacattataataataataacaataacagcTACAACAATATACAATTCATAACTCTAATTAAAAAAAGGCCAAATATGTTATGTTATGTATTGACAATCAACTATATGTGATACTTATATTCATGTTGTCATGATAAAAATATCATTTGTTATTTATTTTGCTAAATACTAATGTCAAATTTCAAGTACTCTACCCTTCTATCATATTTCAGATCTTCtgaatatatttcaatattaaattgcttgaaaattattaagaaaataaagTCAAGCTATTCTAATATTAGAAATAGGTTTCCCACTTTTTTATCCTTTGCCGACAGaactattcaattttaaatGATTTCGGGCAACTATCCGCAGACACATGTCCGCAAATGTGAAAAGATCAAATTGTAACCCTTATCAGACATCAATGTTTTATTCAACATATACTATAGAGAATCTACTCAAGACAAAAAATCGATGTCTCactaacaattataaaataAGAAGTGCATTAATAAGTAATATCAAGAATCAAAACTAAAAAAGTTGTAGTCATAAAGGAAAATTATAAACtgaaaaaaaaagggaaaatcTGTTCTCTGCCTTAAACTGGTCCAAtttaagtataattattatcttAATTAACAAATTGTTAATTTGTAATCATTAATACATATACAGTTTTTGTTATTAAACTGTTATATATCTCCATTCTACATTCAAAAAGTATTTATGTGTGTTGCATAAGAAAATTAAGTAACTGGGGAATTCCATTTACGAAATGTTTAATG carries:
- the Scaf gene encoding inactive serine protease scarface encodes the protein MIIRILILTIAITVTSGAPAAQLENDIVIQDSEQQQIFQQLPQDTDLVQQQILQQLSQNEDLEQQQIFQQSLQNQDLEQQQIFQQSLQDTGLEQQQIFQQSLQDTGLEQQHIFQQSSQETVPEQPQIFQQSSQDTVDINFHNCVGADKICINRIHCLNGYINSVKNVLYSLPDQNQQCKSQNQVCCTYVEDVGTQQVSETLGQIDFGIKTVPDDQNQGTKTIFTTPTLAPKVIEETDSQVQGFDSFAIPTHVQLGCAAALLCVEEQFCTLDGTISQEPVSLTEKQLLRRVPLSSCKNPENGIIGKCCRDPNYVDPWPTGNLPANYSGGFDELGFPTFLNIAKVKPPQKPTETPDSSLVPDTSVFFPNVLVPPQQVTPEDENKENQHTLVCGVRNKGGDTKGSKTNFAEIPWQAMVLQAKERKILCSGVLVSTRHVLTAANCINSFSPNEVSVKLGEWKLGYELKHEEPLAFEIFNVSSINIHPSYTKESRQHDLAVLHLDTPATFQLHINPLCLPKTTKLPQASDKCISSGWGKAILQANYAGAIMHVVNMDILSTRHCTEQLIKADLSPDITDGLICTITKEDTNNVCEADVGGALACENEDGLYELAGIYSQDTGCASSDQVAIFAPMDEKWLLETMSPNEELPLPGDYHESDLSADNQYLPPY